ATGGATGCAAACTTTCACGTGTATATGACGTTAAATTTCTGGGCATTACACTTGATGACAACCTAACTTGGAGGTCACATATTAACAACATTAGTAAAACATGTTCTAGAAATATTGGTGTCCTAAACAAACTTaaactttttttaccaaaaacaagcCTGTATCAGTTGTATTGTACGCTAATCTTACCATATTTAAGCTACGGTATAATATTGTGGGGTTCTGCTAATAAGTATAATTTAAACAGACTTGTGAAGCTCCAGAAAAGAGCAGtaagaattataaataatagttcgtatctttgccacaccaaaccattgttcgaaaagtacaatttacttaatatatgccaactgtataataaagaactgggtatatttatgtacaaatatcataaggGTCTATTACCAAGTTCATTTGACAACttgttcataaacatgaagtctattcacaattataataccagaaagaaagagaattatcgaactgacatccataaagtcactgatgttttaacacttggtcctaggctgtggaatagtttgccaagtgaaattaaagaagctaaactggtaaatgaattcaaaaatagtATGTTAAGGTATCTAAAAGATAAAAAAATGATGTCacaattcatattgtgctgaatctatgttattcactatactattTGATACTACACTACTGCTATAATATTTGCCTACTTAacattgtattatggtaaattaaaatgggttcttataattcatattgtgctgactctatgttattcactatactacttgatactatactactgctaaaatatttgtttgcttaaaattgtattatggtaaattaagatgggttctttgtttatttatttatgtttatgtgtatattcgttgttttgattaaattataattatttgttaattaaaaggtggtacatcgttatcaggcctcggctttgtgatgtacctaccttcatcaaatcttgttaatacacaataattgtatataataatgctataatgtttgtaatgagattgatgaaaataaagattgattgattgattgattgacacgAGTCTAGATGGGTTAGTAGGTACTGCATTGATGTATTTACTGACATACCTTCCAAAAGATCTGTCATTTGATGAAAACTCGATGACACCCATTCCAGCATGTGCACTAGACTTCCAGATATCTCCTGAAGATCAGAAGAATATGGAGGCCCAGGGCAATGATGCTGGTCGTGTTGTGAGTGAGCTTGACGTACATGTATTTCCTGACATAGTGAAACTAACAAGGGAAAAGCGACTTATCGACATTTGGATGTGCCTATCTACACAACTGGCACTTCAGATAACCAAAGGCAACCTGAACCTTTTGATGGTAGAGCCTACCCACGTTCGCCGTTTTATAGATGGTAGAAGTGATCCAACCATGCCAATTACTGAACAGTCACGCGCCTTCCTCGAATCCCTTATCGCCAAAGAACCGCATGGTGTCTTATTTCCAAAGTTTGCAGCTGCTTTTCAGAATCACAAGAACCTGATAACAGAAACCAAGCAAGGGAAGGCATTTGGACCGCACATTGCAGCCTTGCGTAGCCTCCTAATGGCCGATGCCAATGCCGACGCAACCCTCGTTTCCTACCTGAAGAAGTTACAAGTACCAGAGGTGTATTTCTCAGGTGTTGATGGCAAAGGCTTTGAAACAGCTGTTGGTAATGTGTATGCTCCAGATCAACTTATTCTGAACTACTATGTTAAACCTGACAAACTCGCCATCCAGATCGCAGCCAAGGGATTTTACCAACAACGTATTTCAATGTTTCTAGATACTCTGAGGCAAAGTATAGATGCAGTCATGCAGGTCGTGGTGCCTTTTGCTATGGCCTGTCAGATGGGTGCCCTGGAAAGCCTACAGGTGCCCAACCCCAGTGATCGCCCATTCTCCCTTGTCCTTCATGCGGGTGCTGGTGAAGATTTCAAGGAAGACGACAAAGCCAAGCGTTTGATCGAGTTTGCCATGCAGGCTGCACTTTCCGTTGGTTCCAAGAAGTTGGCTGATGGGGAATCTAGCCTTGATGCTGTCCAGGCTACTGTTGCCAGTTTGGAGAACTGTTTCCTATTCAATGCCGGTAAAGGAGCAGTGCTAAATGTATCTGGCGAGCATGAGCTTGAAGCGTGCATCATGGACGGGAAAACAGGCAAGGTTGGAGCTGTAGCATGCTTGAAAAATGTCCAGAACCCAATAAAGGCTGCTAGGCTAGTATTAGACAACTGCAAACATGTTCTACTGATCGGAGAAGGAGCTGAATCCTTTTGCAAAGAAAATGATCTAACTCTAGTACCAAACAAGTACTTTAGAACATTCCTGCGGGAAGAGCTGTTGAAGCAAGTAGCATCCTCCAAAGCAAATGGCAACCATCCCCAAACTGTAGGTGCGGTTGCTGTAGACATTCAAGGCAATCTTGCAGTTGCTACATCCACTGGCGGGGTCATGAATAAGATGGAAGGCAGAGTTGGAGACACAGGAATTCCTGGCGCAGGCTGCTTTGCCGATGAGAGGGTTGCTGTAGCTTGTTCAGGAGATGGAGAGGCTTTTCTAAGAAATGTCATTGCTCATGATGTTGCCAAGCTGGTTGACTACAAAGGTCTCTCAATCACAGAAGCCTGTCAGTATTCACTTGAGAAAAATCTACAGAATCACAAAGGTGGCATCGTGGCAGTTGACAAACATGGCAATGTTGCAGTTGAGTTCAACGCTAAAGTCATGTTCGTTGCTTCGGTGgacaaaaatggggtcattgccTCAGATGTGATGCTGAAAAGAGAGGAACATCACTGGAAAATCAAAGAGGGTGAGCGATGCAGTGTTCATCTTCATGAATATCCTTCAACTCCAGGAGTCACTGTTGTCACATCAAAATCAGACAGGAAATGTGCTGACTTGTTTCAACTTCCCCTAGAAGATTATGAAGCCCTGATGATGGAAGCCCGTGACATCGCCCCTGTGTTGCAACAGAAACTCCAAGTGCAGAGATGTGCCATGGTTTCTGAGCCTTCGACCCTTGCTGCGCAGTTGAAGATTGTGCCTCTCCATGGTCTGGACCAAGTCTGGGAACCTGTAACATCAGCAGAGGAAGAATACAATGAAGAGTACCCAGGTTATGTGTCCTCAAAAAATGGCCCACGACTTTCCAACGAGAAACTTGATCGAATCAAGAAAACcattgtatcatcatcatcaaaagaaGCTGTAAGCAATGTCTTCCATGGTGCGGATTCGAACAACAACCTATTTGCCAAAATTGTGCGTAATGAAGAGGATCATTGGAGAGTATGGGAAGATGATGACCATGTTGCCTTCCTAACCCCCTTCCCAAACACCCCTGGGTTTACAGTACTGGTCCCAAGAAGACATATTTCAAGCGACATATTTGCCCTTGAAAGTGAAGACTACAAGAAGCTTATCACTGCTGCCCGTGAAGTGGCCAACTTACTCAAGACAAGTCTTGAAGCTCAACATTGTGCAGTGATCTTCGAAGGCTGTGAGATTGATTATGCACATGTAAAGCTTATACCAGTATTTGGTTCTGACATCAGATCTCAGATGGCGACCTCCAAGGCAGAATACAGTAAGACCTATACTGGTTTCGTCTCATCTGTAGATGGTCACAAAGCTGATGACAGTGAGCTCCAAAGATTGCATTCTCTCTTAACAACAGATCCGATCAATGCACCCAGAAGACCCCAAGACGCATTCAATTGCCGCCATCCGCAGTCCTTGGTACCACAATGTCTTCCAGATACAGAATACACTGTTCCATGCCACAGTGGATTACTTCAATCAACAATGCAAATACAAATACGTCCTGACTCCCTTGACCACAGACTGCATCTCTTCTCCAATGGGATTGGGATCCGATTCACTACCAGTTCAAGTAGATCTCCTCGGGCAAAAGATCTACATCGCCGATTCCATGCAATTCGTCCTGGAATACTTTCTGCGCCTCCAGGAAGACCTCTCTGGAACATACTACATATCTCCAAGTTTTCGTGGCGAAGATCCAGATGCTACCCATCTGAACCAATTCTACCATGTAGAGTGCGAGTTACTTGGTAAGATGGACGATGGAATCCGAATTGCTGAAGGTTACCTCTACCACTTAACCAAGAGCATGCTGAAATCTCATAGACATATCATTCTTTCCGCAGCAGGGACAACAAAGCATGTAGAGCAGCTCATTGCTAGTATGCAGGATGGAAAACCTTTACCTCGAGTCACAGTGGATGATGCCATTGCAATGTTTCCATCTGAAGACTGCTACGCAGAGGTGGTTCCTGGTCAGGCTGATATGGGATACACTGTAACCAGAAAAGGTGAGAGGTTTTTGATTGACATGTATGGAGGAGCTGTTTGGCTCACAGAGATGGACCACCTGGCAGTTCCATTTTATCAAAGTTACACGGATGCAACTCGACAGAAATCCCTGGCTGCTGATCTTTTGATTGGTCTAGGAGAAACCCTTGGTCTTGGAGAACGTCACGCCACAGCAGCTGAAGTTGAGCAAGCCCTGGACCACCATGCGGTACCTCGCGACTCTTACAAGTGGTACACCGATATGCGCACAGAGAAGCCAATGAAAACCAGTGGTTGGGGCATGGGAACCGAGCGTTATCTATGCTGGCTACTTAACCATAATGATGTCAGAGATATGCATGTCATCCCAAGGTTCAAGGGAAAGAAGTATCTTCCATAAATTGTCACTTGCTAACTTATTAGGGTAGGGATGTAAGTAAGACCTATACTGGTTTCGTCTCATCTGTAGATGGTCACAAAGCTGATGACAGTGAGCTCCAAAGATTGCATTCTCTCTTAACAACAGATCCGATCAATGCACCCAGATCATGGGAAGACCCCAAGACGCATTCAATTGCCGCCATCCGCAGTCCTTGGTACCACAATGTCTTCCAGATACAGAATACACTGTTCCATGCCACAGTGGATTACTTCAATCAACAATGCAAATACAAATACGTCCTGACTCCCTTGACCACAGACTGCATCTCTTCTCCAATGGGATTGGGATCCGATTCACTACCAGTTCAAGTAGATCTCCTCGGGCAAAAGATCTACATCGCCGATTCCATGCAATTCGTCCTGGAATACTTTCTGCGCCTCCAGGAAGACCTCTCTGGAACATACTACATATCTCCAAGTTTTCGTGGCGAAGATCCAGATGCTACCCATCTGAACCAATTCTACCATGTAGAGTGCGAGTTACTTGGTAAGATGGACGATGGAATCCGAATTGCTGAAGGTTACCTCTACCACTTAACCAAGAGCATGCTGAAATCTCATAGACATATCATTCTTTCCGCAGCAGGGACAACAAAGCATGTAGAGCAGCTCATTGCTAGTATGCAGGATGGAAAACCTTTACCTCGAGTCACAGTGGATGATGCCATTGCAATGTTTCCATCTGAAGACTGCTACGAGAGGTGGTTCCTGGTCAGGCTGATATGGGATACACTGTAACCAGAAAAGGTGAGAGGTTTTTTGATTGACATGTATGGAGGAGCTGTTTGGCTCACAGAGATGGACCACCTGGCAGTTCCATTTTATCAAAGTTACACGGATGCAACTCGACAGAAATCCCTGGCTGCTGATCTTTTGATTGGTCTAGGAGAAACCCTTGGTCTTGGAGAACGTCACGCCACAGCAGCTGAAGTTGAGCAAGCCCTGGACCACCATGCGGTACCTCGCGACTCTTACAAGTGGTACACCGATATGCGCACAGAGAAGCCAATGAAAACCAGTGGTTGGGGCATGGGAACCGAGCGTTATCTATGCTGGCTACTTAACCATAATGATGTCAGAGATATGCATGTCATCCCAAGGTTCAAGAGAAAGAAGTATCTTCCATAAATTGTCACTTGCTAACTTATTGGGGTAGGGATGTTAGGAAATGGTATTTTGTGGGTAGGAATTTAGCTACTGATGAATGGAGATCGACATCCGGggaggggggtcactcccattgtgccctgcacaccatccgcgataataaaaacgcgtaaaaagggtagttatTTGTGGGTCACGATAAGCGCGTATTAGGgtgttaaaaatatgaaaaattggaaaaaagggcaGCAAAATTGCAATGTGCTAATATGCGGAAagagtaggcctatgtaaattGGACAGATGGAGAGATAAATATGAAAGGGGAAATGATCTTCAAAAAGTATGTGGTTTTTCAAAAATATCGCAGCTTCACAATTTTCCATTCGGCTCATCCGGTGTGCGCTAGGCCAAGTGATTGAAGTTCATGAATTTAGCCCACTCTGAATTTAGCCATGCATCCTTGTTTTGAAGATTAAAAAAGTGATccatgtttagggtgtgaaatagCACAGCAATCCTTCTTTAGGGTACGAAAttggatgcaaggaataaaatccctgtttagggtgtgaaaacaggcgcgtgttacctgtttagagtatccttgtttagggtgcttttttaaaagttgattatcgcggatggtgtacaggccacattgGTTAAGTGAGGGGGAGTtaggtgcgggattgtaactttattttttatttttagataatttggataatttgtgtgttgtagtatagggtgaaaaatctgctattttagatagttacaaggttgttttttgctatttttgtggatcataatatctcatattatctaaaatatctgatatttgtatattagggacttaGCAAATTTTTTGTCCAATcatttacttagtaagtgatggatattaagatattatcggctatttagctattatctaaattagccaaaatatcggctaatttggatattagctacaatatccgatatttcagatatttgtatattaggaacttataaaattataattgaatttttctacttagtaagtgatggatattaagatattatcggctatttagctattatctaaattagccaaaatatctgctaatttggatattagctacaatatccgctatatcagatatttgtatattagggacttataaaattttaattgaatttttttgacttagtaagtgatggatattaagatattagcagctatttagctattatctaaattagccaaaatatctgctaatttggatattagctaaaatatccgctatatcagatatttgtatattaggaacttataaaatttaaatttaaattttttgacttagtaagtgatggatattaagatattatcggatatttagctattatctaaattagccaaaatatctgctaatttggatattagcttaaatatccgctatatcagatatttgtatattagggacttataaaagaaaaatgttgaaatttttgtacttagtaagtgatggatattaagatattagcggctatttagctattatctaaattagccaaaatatctgctaatttggatattagctaaaatatccgctatatcagatatttgtatattaggaacttataaaattttaattggAATTTTTTGACTtactatttagctattatctaaattagccaaaatatctgctaatttggatattagctaaaatatccgctatatcagatttggatattaggaacttaaaaaaatttgtattgaaattttttttacgtAGTAaggatggatattaagatattatcagctatttagctattatctaaattaggcaaaatatgtggtaaaatatatattatacaaaatatccgctatatcagatatttggatattggGAACTTTaggtattatctaaattagccaaaatatctgctaatttagataatatctaaaatatcagttatatcagatatttgtatattagggacttatACAATTTGTATTGAATTTGTTGacgtagtaagtgatggatatcaagatattatcagctatttaggtattatctaaattagccaaaatatcaggtAATTTGGATATTACCTAAAATATCCGATATATcacatatttgtatattaggaacttataaaattttgattgaatttttttacttagtaagtgatggatatgaATATATTATCAGCAATTtagctattatgtaaattagccaaaatatctgctaatttagatataatcaaaaatatccgctatatgagatatttggatattaggaactttAGGTATACAGCCCCAAGATATTATCATATATTTAGttattatataaattacaaagagaagaacaatttttgaaaattttaacaaaaggtgacagggcaaagtgtcccagaactgcaaaaactgtcccacaatgcattgcaaacttgcAATGGCGATGTGGCGTGAAAGATTCATAGCTCCAGCTGAACATTGATTATACCAGTGGGGTGaaaatatgataatgatattaatCATTATGCATGTTGTTTTACAATCAAAGTGTTGATGTATCTGTATGCAAGAGTTTTGGATGTAAACAAAAGACATGAGATGTACACAGACACTGCATTAAAGATACACTTATGCATAATAGTtgatgaatatttaaaaaaattgagtaGTGTCTTCATCATGTATATTGTCATGCTTCATAATAATGGACAGATGTGTTATTGCACAATAGTTGAGCTATGTGTATGCATGACAATCGTGTAACATTTGATAAGTTTTGGATCTGTATGCAAGAGAAGTACACTAAATCTGCATTTGCATTTAAGAAACACTGTAAATTTATATGCCTGTGAAGCATGTAACATTTAATGAACAGTCTATATCATACATGCCCCCTTATATTTCATAATAGTATTTTAGTATGGTAATTGTATGTTGATGATCGAACAGTGTTAATGTAGTTATATATAGTTGTATGATGAACGACGCATGATATTATAGTAGACATGAAAGTTGCATGTGCATAAAGTTTCCTAAAGcatagttggaaaagacttttaaagaacgacgcatattgtatttgacatgtcagtgtatttagggtgatgatgataattaaagttgcatatgcataaagtttactttgatgtacaatattatcatcagcaccataaatacactgacatgtacaatacaatatgcgtcgttctttaaaagccTTTTCCAAGTATACATGCTTTAGGAAACTTTATACATATGCAactttaattatcatcatcaccataaatacactgacatgtaaATGTGTATGCAAGAGTTTTGGATGTAAACAAAAGACATGAGATGTGCAGAAACACTGCATTAAAGATACACTTATGCATAATAGATGATGCATATTCCAGGAAATGTTGTAGTGCCTTCATCATGTATATTGTCATCCATGATAGTAATTGACAGATGTGTTATTGCATATTAGTTGAGCTATGTGTATGCATGACAATCATGTAACATTTGATAAGTTTCGGAAGTAGATAAAATGATATTAATACTGAAAGATTGATAGGTCCAGCTGAAAATTGATTATACCAGTGTGGGTAAAATATGATAATTATATTAATGATTATGCATGTTGTTTTATAATCAAAGTTGTTGATGTATGTGTATGCAAGAGTTTTGGATGTAAGCAAAAGACATGAGATGTGCAGAAACACTGCATAAAAGTTGGAAAAGACTTTgaaagaacgacgcatactatattgtacattaaagttgcatatgcataAAGTTTGGTAAAGCAtgtatagttggaaaagacttttaaagaacgacgcatattgtattttacatgtcggtgtatttatggtgatgatgataatattgtaGATTAAAGTTACCAAAACTATGACAGAAACATGTATCATTTGAAGACTCATATTTGTAAACGTTGTGTAATATTGTacattaaattttcaaaaactatgagagAAACATGTATCATTTGAAGACTCATATTTGTAAACGTTGTGAAGTAGGTAGgtatagccataataatatctttaaaaaatccaAATGATCCTAATTAGCCCTCATAATATGAGAATTATGTAAAAGATCCAAATATCAgatatatccaaattatcctaattgggcataataatatgcaaattatctaaaatattgaaatatccaaattatcctaatgacccataataatactGATGAAAAagatcagaaatatccaaattatgtaaaatatcaaaatatttgaaatatgcaaattatccaaattaggcataataatatccaaaatatgcaaattatccaaaatagccctaataatattcAAATAATCCTAAttggccataataatatcaaaaatatcctaattatccaaaatagggctaataatatctaaaatatccaaatgatCCAAAATAGccgtaataatatccaaattatgtaaaatatccaaatatctgaaatatccaaattatcctaaggacccataataatattaaaaatatgcaaattatcctaattagccataataatatccaaaatatctaaatatgcaaattatccaaaatagccctaataacccagcaaacacaaaaacgtttttaaaacgttttaaataagttatattttggcttttggtttaggtaaaaaacgttttaataacattaaaatgtcgggttatataaaggtcatgataacgttttaaaacgttttgtgaaaaacacaacaatattttaaatgttttcaaaaaatgttatcgcaaactatttttgccaaatattgtgtcaatacttaaataacattatgttaaaatatttgaacctagcaaacacagaaatgttcttaaaatgttttttcaaaaccttttaataacatttaaatgtcgggttatataaaggtcatgaaaatgtttttaaaacgttattgaaaatattttgggcaaacatttttcgaaaaatattttttcaaccccaaaaataacattctgtttagaatgttttgtatcaagttttcaagaatgtttttggaatgttattaaaacgtttttgtaccctttatataacccgacatttaaacgatttctataaaacatttttatttgctgagcagtagattatcaaaaaatgttttttaaggttatgaaaacgttttattcttttaatataccctttatataacccgacatttaaacgttttctgacaaccttttataaccttttgcgaatgatgtcgaaaacgttttgtgtttgctgggaatatccaaattatcttaaatatccaaatatctgaaatatccaaattatcctaatgacccataataatatgaaaaatatcagaaatatccaaattatcctaattagccataataatatacaaaatatcagaaatatccaaaatagccctaatagccctaataatatccaaattatctaaaatatccaaatatctgaactatccaaattatcctaaagacccataataaatatcgaaaatatcctaattagccataataatatccaaaatatctaaaatatccaaattatccaaaataggcctaataatatccaaattatctaaaatatccaaatttctgaaatatccaaattatccataataataggaaaaatatccaaaatatcctaattagccataataatatccaaaatatctaaattatccaaaatagccctaataatatccaaattatctaaaatacccgaaatatccaaattatcctaatgacacATAATAATAGgagaaatatccaaaatatcctaattagccctaataatatcaaaaatatccaaattatcaaaaatagccctaataatatccaaattatctaaaatatccaaattatccaaaatagccctaataatatccaaattatctaaaatatccaaatatctgaaatatccaaattatcctaatgacccataataatatgaaaaatatcacattatcctaattagccataataatatgcaaaatatccaaatatctgaaatatccaaattatcctaaagacccataataatatccaaaatatcataaatatccaaaatatcctaattagccataataatatccaaaatatccaaattatccaaaatagccctaataatatccaaattatctaaaatatccaaatatctgaaatatccaaattatcctaaagacccataataatatgaaaaatatcagaaatatccaaattatcctaattagccataataatatccaaaatatccaaaatagccctaataatatccaaactATCCTAAATAagcctaataatatccaaaatatcctaattagccataataatatccaaaatatctaaaatatccaaattatccaaaatagccctaataatatccaaattatctaaaatatccaaatatcagaaatatccaaattatcctaattagccataataatatccaaaatatccaaaatagccctaataatatccaaattatcctaaataagcctaataatatccaaaatatcctaaatagccctaataatatcctaattagccataataatatccaaaatatctaaaatatccaaattatccaaaatagccctaataatatccaaattatctaaaatatccaaatatctgaaatatccaaattatccttgtgatgtgccctgagtaatttaatttgatgatttatctttgtttacaaagttacatgagtgatgacattttagggaattccctctcaaattgagcaaaacaagttgaatcatatctaatttggaatatttggaaacccccttcagattgtaaagagatgacatcatatatgggattccctcaggaagtgatgtaatgggatttccctcaggaagtgatgtcatgtgaaaggttaatgttataattaagactttggaattccccagattgagcataatgtgaaggcagtaaatggcccagaatagaatggggtttttcccaagcttggtatataataagaaaatgtaaacaatgattcacagttgatagtgttgatctgggctatgcttacagtccaattccttgaaagaaaggaaattacaaaccagaaatattttatgtag
Above is a window of Amphiura filiformis chromosome 20, Afil_fr2py, whole genome shotgun sequence DNA encoding:
- the LOC140142323 gene encoding asparagine--tRNA ligase-like — protein: MYGGAVWLTEMDHLAVPFYQSYTDATRQKSLAADLLIGLGETLGLGERHATAAEVEQALDHHAVPRDSYKWYTDMRTEKPMKTSGWGMGTERYLCWLLNHNDVRDMHVIPRFKRKKYLP
- the LOC140142322 gene encoding uncharacterized protein; the protein is MTPIPACALDFQISPEDQKNMEAQGNDAGRVVSELDVHVFPDIVKLTREKRLIDIWMCLSTQLALQITKGNLNLLMVEPTHVRRFIDGRSDPTMPITEQSRAFLESLIAKEPHGVLFPKFAAAFQNHKNLITETKQGKAFGPHIAALRSLLMADANADATLVSYLKKLQVPEVYFSGVDGKGFETAVGNVYAPDQLILNYYVKPDKLAIQIAAKGFYQQRISMFLDTLRQSIDAVMQVVVPFAMACQMGALESLQVPNPSDRPFSLVLHAGAGEDFKEDDKAKRLIEFAMQAALSVGSKKLADGESSLDAVQATVASLENCFLFNAGKGAVLNVSGEHELEACIMDGKTGKVGAVACLKNVQNPIKAARLVLDNCKHVLLIGEGAESFCKENDLTLVPNKYFRTFLREELLKQVASSKANGNHPQTVGAVAVDIQGNLAVATSTGGVMNKMEGRVGDTGIPGAGCFADERVAVACSGDGEAFLRNVIAHDVAKLVDYKGLSITEACQYSLEKNLQNHKGGIVAVDKHGNVAVEFNAKVMFVASVDKNGVIASDVMLKREEHHWKIKEGERCSVHLHEYPSTPGVTVVTSKSDRKCADLFQLPLEDYEALMMEARDIAPVLQQKLQVQRCAMVSEPSTLAAQLKIVPLHGLDQVWEPVTSAEEEYNEEYPGYVSSKNGPRLSNEKLDRIKKTIVSSSSKEAVSNVFHGADSNNNLFAKIVRNEEDHWRVWEDDDHVAFLTPFPNTPGFTVLVPRRHISSDIFALESEDYKKLITAAREVANLLKTSLEAQHCAVIFEGCEIDYAHVKLIPVFGSDIRSQMATSKAEYSKTYTGFVSSVDGHKADDSELQRLHSLLTTDPINAPRRPQDAFNCRHPQSLVPQCLPDTEYTVPCHSGLLQSTMQIQIRPDSLDHRLHLFSNGIGIRFTTSSSRSPRAKDLHRRFHAIRPGILSAPPGRPLWNILHISKFSWRRSRCYPSEPILPCRVRVTW